In Sphingobacterium sp. SRCM116780, the genomic stretch GACCAATCCAGCAACAGGGAGTCTGATTATTGAAGGCATATTAGAAGATGAGTAAAAGATCATATTGATAGAAAAAATAGTTAGATAACCATTATTTAACTATTTTTTTTTATTTTTAGGGAATGAACGATAATGAAATTTCAGTTTCTATAGGTCAAGTTGCTTATACTACGACCATTACCCATGGGAAAAACACCCTTATAGCAGACGAACCAGAAGAAGTAGGCGGAAAAGACAAGGGTTTTAATCCAGCTTCCCTCCTTTTATCTTCATTAGGATCTTGTAAAGCGATGACAGTAAGAATGTATTCTGATCGTAAAAAATGGGATTTGGAAGAGGTAAACATCAAGCTTTCATATGAAATTCTCAAAAGTGAACTGCAGCAAACCACTTATATAAAATGCCATATTTCCTTTAAAGGAGAATTGGATGAAGCACAAAAAGCGAAATTATTTGAAATTGCAGATAAATGTCCTATCCACAAATTACTGACTAATCCAATTGTCATTTCTTCTAATCTCATCTAAAATAATTATTCATAATTTTTGATTATATAGATGAGATAGTATATTTGTCGCCACAAAGAATCCAGTAACATGCAAAATGAACAGTACACGCCCATTGATTCTCCTTTTACATCAATTAAAAGAGAAGATTGGAAAAAACTAAATGGTCACTTCACACATACATTTGCACAGCAAGATCTGGATCAATTGCATGCACTTAACGAACCGCTAAATGCAGAAGAAATTGAAGATGTGTATTTCCCTTTAAGTCATTTACTTGGTATTCATATCGAACGTTTTCATGATTTGCATAAAAGATCCAATCTTTTTTTTCAAAAAAATGAAAGTAGACTTCCTTTTATCATTGGGATTGCTGGATCAGTTGCTGTAGGTAAAAGTACAACAGCAAGGGTATTGCAACGTGTTCTCGCTTTACTTCCCACAAAACCAAAAGTAGACTTGGTTACGACGGATGGATTTCTTTATCCAAACAAGGAATTGAATGAAAAAGGCATCATGAATAGAAAAGGGTTTCCTGAAAGCTACGATGCTAAAAAGTTAATTCAATTCTTATCTGCAATAAAATCTGGTGTTGGTTCAGTTTCTGTTCCTGTTTATAGTCACTTAGCATACGACGTCTTACCTGATGATCAGCAACAGATCATTGATCATCCTGATATTTTGATCGTAGAAGGTATCAACGTCTTACAAGTCAATTCACAAAGAGCTAAAAAAGGACATAACAGTGTCTTTGTATCTGATTTTTTTGATTATTCTATTTATGTCCATGCAAGTGAAAAAAACCTGTTAGAATGGTATACCAATCGATTTGAATCTTTAAGAAATACAGCTTTCCAGGATCCGGCTTCATTCTTTCACCGTTACGCCAATATGAATACCAAAGAGAGTGTGCAAATGGCTCATCAAATCTGGAACGAGATCAATAAACCAAATTTAGAACACAATATTTTACCGACACGCTACCGTGCTGATTTAATTTTAGAAAAAGGTAGTCACCATTTCGTTAAGAATATAAAAGTGCGCAAGATTTAATTCTCTCTGGAGGTAAACAATAGCACTTCATTTAAAATTTCATTCTGAATTTGATAATGTAACTTATTGCTACTGGATATGGTTGTTAGGTCAATTTTATATTTAACAAAATCCTTCCCTACTTCCGCAACTTTTACTTTAAATACATCATCCCAAATAATATTTTTATTTACTTTCAATAAGGGTTCCAAGTGGTTTTCAAACTGATTGATGGGTAGCATTTTTTCCAAAGGAAGTTCAAACTTGACAATCAATTTATTCGACTTCTGCGAAGATTTATTCACCATTGTTGACGTAAATATTAAATTATTGGGAATCAATACGACATCATCATCCTCATCGCGTACCACGATATTCGCTAATGTAATATCAACAATTTTTCCTTGATAATTGTTGATTTTAATATGATCTCCGATGGAAAATTGATCAGAAAACATTACTAAAAGTCCACTGATCATATTGGTAATATATTCTCGAAAGATGACAGCTATAGCCATCGCAACAATCGTCATGCTGGTCACAAATTCCTTCGGATCGATCCCTAGTGCAATCATTACTGTAATGACAATCATCACAGCATTAAATACACGTGCTACTCGTGATATACCCAAAACAAAGTTACCTCTAACAGTATGGTTCGCATGCTTTCGATTATACAATGAAATGATTAAAAATCGCCCAATGGAGATCAATAAGTTTGCTGTCAAAAATGTATTTAACGCATAGGCAAAG encodes the following:
- a CDS encoding OsmC family protein; the protein is MNDNEISVSIGQVAYTTTITHGKNTLIADEPEEVGGKDKGFNPASLLLSSLGSCKAMTVRMYSDRKKWDLEEVNIKLSYEILKSELQQTTYIKCHISFKGELDEAQKAKLFEIADKCPIHKLLTNPIVISSNLI
- the coaA gene encoding type I pantothenate kinase; this translates as MQNEQYTPIDSPFTSIKREDWKKLNGHFTHTFAQQDLDQLHALNEPLNAEEIEDVYFPLSHLLGIHIERFHDLHKRSNLFFQKNESRLPFIIGIAGSVAVGKSTTARVLQRVLALLPTKPKVDLVTTDGFLYPNKELNEKGIMNRKGFPESYDAKKLIQFLSAIKSGVGSVSVPVYSHLAYDVLPDDQQQIIDHPDILIVEGINVLQVNSQRAKKGHNSVFVSDFFDYSIYVHASEKNLLEWYTNRFESLRNTAFQDPASFFHRYANMNTKESVQMAHQIWNEINKPNLEHNILPTRYRADLILEKGSHHFVKNIKVRKI
- a CDS encoding mechanosensitive ion channel family protein, with the translated sequence MISLAVEVNLVYMIKNKLSLSFVIRCIVWLVLNYSFVGFASFYEKHTLILHFAYALNTFLTANLLISIGRFLIISLYNRKHANHTVRGNFVLGISRVARVFNAVMIVITVMIALGIDPKEFVTSMTIVAMAIAVIFREYITNMISGLLVMFSDQFSIGDHIKINNYQGKIVDITLANIVVRDEDDDVVLIPNNLIFTSTMVNKSSQKSNKLIVKFELPLEKMLPINQFENHLEPLLKVNKNIIWDDVFKVKVAEVGKDFVKYKIDLTTISSSNKLHYQIQNEILNEVLLFTSREN